In one window of Opitutus sp. GAS368 DNA:
- the gltB gene encoding glutamate synthase large subunit, protein MSQSHDSAPAGRPGKQGLYDPWFEHDACGVGFIVDMKGRKSHQMVADGLQILRNLDHRGASGAEVNTGDGAGILLQVPHRFFAEGCKASLRFTLPEAGQYGVGLIYLPRNATVRRKVEEKFEQVVQAEGCTFLGWRTVPVKNASLGDTAKSAEPFMRQCFIARPDGFDELAFERKLYVIRKRAYNDIRTSTIAGAEAWYVASLSMRTLVYKGMLTTDQVDNYFPDLKHPAMESALALVHSRFSTNTFPSWERAHPYRYLAHNGEINTLRGNINWMHARQALFESPVFGDDIKKIIPIVNPNGSDSSMFDNTLELLVLAGRPLAHAMMMLIPEPWSNHESMDPQRRAFYQYHSCLMEPWDGPAAMGFTDGTQIGAILDRNGLRPARYYVTKQGTVVMASEAGVLDFPPEDIVQKGRLQPGRMFLVDTAQGRIIEDEEIKRTIAGAQPYQDWIKQHLVHLSDLPEAPSVETPDHATLLQRQIAFGYTFEDERVIIAPMAKDGVEAVGSMGNDAALAVLSNKPRLLYDYFKQLFAQVTNPPIDSIREEIVISHETRLGSEGNLLNPQPTACRRVELKWPVLTNEEFAKIRRTNLPGLRMGVLPILFRVARGEKGLAKSMEELSMMARRMIEEEEVNVIILSDRGVTKEFAPIPSLLAVAGLHHYLIREGLRTRVSLVLETGDAREVHHFSLLIGYGCSAINPYVAFETIDDMIREGMLSGIDHKKACANFVKAASKGVIKVMSKMGISAIQSYRGAQVFEALGLRQDVVDHYFTWTPSRVGGIGLDVIAQEILMRHRLAYPDRQVNGHVLPVGGLYQWRSSGEAHLFTPESVHALQKAVRQNSKPAYAAYAKLVNEQGKNLCTLRSLLDFKAGPAVPLEEVEPIEKIMKRFKTGAMSYGSISKEAHETLAIAMNRIGGKSNTGEGGEDSERFTWTNEQGDSKNSAIKQVASGRFGVTSEYLVHARELQIKMAQGAKPGEGGQLPGTKVYPTIAKTRGTTAGVGLISPPPHHDIYSIEDLAELIHDLKNGNKDARISVKLVSEVGVGTIAAGVAKAHADVVLISGYDGGTGASPQTSLQHAGLPWELGLAETHQTLVLNNLRSRIAVETDGQLKTGRDVIIAALLGAEEFGFATAPLVATGCIMMRVCHLNTCPAGVATQDPQLRAKFAGKPEHVVNFMRFIAEDMRELMASLGFRTIEEMIGRTDRLEARKAVDHWKAKGLDFSNILYQPDVGPEVGRFCSQKQDHGIDRSLDMTTLLALAKPAIENREKVVAELPIRNVNRVTGTITSGEVTKKHGAKGLPEDTIRFKFKGSAGQSFGAFVTRGMTLSIEGDANDYFGKGLSGGKLIIFPDAKATFKAEENMVIGNVAFYGASAGEAYIRGMAGERFAVRNSGATVVVEGIGDNGCEYMTGGHVVVLGRAGRNFGAGMSGGVGYVLDEAGDFTGRVNPQMVGIEKLTDAKEIALVKAMIQKHLDYTKSERAKVILANWDKFVPQFVKVMPKDYKRMLACIERAQASGLTGDEAIMSAFEENARDLSRVGGN, encoded by the coding sequence CACCGCGGCGCGAGCGGCGCCGAGGTCAACACCGGCGACGGCGCCGGCATCCTCCTCCAGGTCCCGCACAGGTTCTTCGCCGAGGGCTGCAAGGCCTCCCTGCGCTTCACGCTGCCCGAGGCCGGCCAGTATGGCGTCGGCCTGATCTACCTCCCGCGCAACGCCACCGTCCGCCGCAAGGTCGAGGAGAAGTTCGAGCAGGTCGTCCAGGCCGAGGGCTGCACCTTCCTCGGCTGGCGCACCGTGCCGGTCAAGAACGCCTCGCTGGGCGACACCGCGAAGTCCGCCGAGCCGTTCATGCGCCAGTGCTTCATCGCGCGCCCCGACGGTTTCGACGAGCTGGCCTTCGAGCGGAAGCTCTACGTCATCCGCAAGCGCGCCTACAACGACATCCGTACCTCGACCATCGCCGGCGCCGAGGCCTGGTATGTCGCCAGCCTCTCGATGCGCACCCTCGTCTACAAGGGCATGCTCACGACCGACCAGGTCGACAACTACTTCCCCGACCTGAAGCACCCGGCGATGGAGTCGGCCCTCGCCCTCGTCCACTCGCGCTTCTCGACCAACACCTTCCCGAGCTGGGAGCGCGCGCATCCCTACCGCTACCTCGCGCACAACGGCGAGATCAACACCCTCCGCGGCAACATCAACTGGATGCACGCCCGCCAGGCGCTCTTCGAGAGCCCCGTCTTCGGCGACGACATCAAGAAGATCATCCCGATCGTGAACCCCAACGGTTCCGACTCGTCGATGTTCGACAACACCCTCGAGCTGCTCGTCCTCGCCGGCCGCCCGCTGGCCCACGCGATGATGATGCTCATCCCCGAGCCGTGGTCCAACCACGAGTCGATGGACCCGCAGCGCCGCGCGTTCTACCAATACCATTCCTGCCTCATGGAGCCGTGGGACGGCCCCGCGGCGATGGGCTTCACCGACGGCACGCAGATCGGCGCCATCCTCGACCGCAACGGCCTCCGCCCGGCGCGCTACTACGTCACGAAGCAGGGCACCGTCGTCATGGCCTCCGAGGCCGGCGTGCTCGACTTCCCGCCGGAGGACATCGTGCAGAAGGGCCGCCTCCAGCCGGGCCGCATGTTCCTCGTGGACACCGCCCAGGGCCGCATCATCGAGGACGAGGAGATCAAGCGCACCATCGCCGGCGCCCAGCCCTACCAGGACTGGATCAAGCAGCACCTCGTCCACCTCAGCGACCTCCCCGAGGCGCCGTCCGTCGAGACGCCCGACCACGCCACGCTCCTCCAGCGCCAGATCGCCTTCGGCTACACCTTCGAGGACGAGCGCGTCATCATCGCCCCGATGGCCAAGGACGGCGTCGAGGCCGTCGGCTCCATGGGCAACGACGCCGCGCTGGCGGTGCTCTCCAACAAGCCGCGCCTGCTCTACGACTATTTCAAGCAGCTCTTCGCCCAGGTCACCAACCCGCCGATCGACTCGATCCGCGAGGAGATCGTCATCTCGCACGAGACCCGCCTCGGCTCCGAGGGCAACCTGCTCAACCCGCAGCCCACGGCCTGCCGCCGCGTCGAGCTGAAGTGGCCCGTCCTCACCAACGAGGAGTTCGCCAAGATCCGCCGCACCAACCTCCCTGGCCTCAGGATGGGCGTGCTGCCCATCCTCTTCCGCGTCGCCCGCGGCGAGAAGGGCCTGGCCAAGTCCATGGAGGAGCTCTCCATGATGGCCCGCCGCATGATCGAGGAGGAGGAGGTCAACGTCATCATCCTCTCCGACCGCGGCGTCACCAAGGAATTCGCGCCGATCCCGTCGCTGCTCGCCGTTGCCGGCCTGCACCACTACCTCATCCGCGAGGGCCTGCGCACCCGCGTGTCGCTCGTGCTCGAGACGGGCGACGCCCGCGAGGTGCACCACTTCTCCCTGCTCATCGGCTACGGCTGCAGCGCCATCAACCCCTACGTCGCGTTCGAGACGATCGACGACATGATCCGCGAGGGCATGCTCTCCGGTATCGACCACAAGAAGGCCTGCGCCAACTTCGTGAAGGCCGCCTCCAAGGGCGTCATCAAGGTCATGTCGAAGATGGGCATCTCCGCCATCCAGTCCTACCGCGGCGCCCAGGTCTTCGAGGCCCTCGGCCTGCGCCAGGACGTCGTCGACCACTACTTCACCTGGACGCCCTCGCGCGTCGGCGGCATCGGTCTCGATGTCATCGCGCAGGAGATCCTCATGCGCCACCGCCTGGCCTACCCGGACCGCCAGGTGAACGGCCACGTGCTGCCCGTCGGCGGCCTCTACCAGTGGCGCTCCAGCGGCGAGGCCCACCTCTTCACGCCCGAGTCGGTGCACGCCCTCCAGAAGGCCGTCCGCCAGAACTCCAAGCCCGCCTACGCGGCCTACGCCAAGCTCGTCAACGAGCAGGGCAAGAACCTCTGCACGCTGCGCTCGCTCCTCGACTTCAAGGCCGGCCCCGCGGTCCCGCTCGAGGAGGTCGAGCCCATCGAGAAGATCATGAAGCGCTTCAAGACCGGCGCCATGTCCTACGGCTCCATCTCGAAGGAGGCGCACGAGACGCTCGCCATCGCCATGAACCGCATTGGCGGCAAGTCCAACACCGGCGAGGGCGGCGAGGATTCCGAGCGCTTCACCTGGACCAACGAGCAGGGCGATTCCAAGAACTCCGCCATCAAGCAGGTCGCTTCCGGCCGCTTCGGCGTCACGAGCGAATACCTCGTCCACGCCCGCGAGCTCCAGATCAAGATGGCCCAGGGCGCCAAGCCCGGCGAGGGCGGCCAGCTGCCCGGCACCAAGGTCTACCCGACCATCGCCAAGACCCGCGGCACCACCGCCGGCGTCGGCCTCATCTCCCCCCCGCCGCACCACGACATCTATTCCATCGAGGATCTCGCGGAGCTCATCCACGACCTCAAGAACGGCAACAAGGACGCGCGCATCTCCGTGAAGCTCGTCTCCGAGGTCGGCGTCGGCACCATCGCCGCCGGCGTCGCCAAGGCCCACGCCGACGTCGTGCTCATCTCCGGCTATGACGGCGGCACCGGCGCCTCGCCGCAGACCTCCCTCCAGCACGCGGGCCTCCCGTGGGAGCTCGGCCTCGCCGAGACCCACCAGACCCTCGTCCTCAACAACCTCCGCTCGCGCATCGCCGTCGAGACCGACGGCCAGCTCAAGACCGGCCGCGACGTCATCATCGCCGCGCTGCTCGGCGCCGAGGAGTTTGGCTTCGCCACCGCGCCGCTCGTCGCCACCGGCTGCATCATGATGCGCGTCTGCCACCTCAACACGTGCCCCGCCGGCGTCGCCACGCAGGACCCGCAGCTCCGCGCCAAGTTCGCCGGCAAGCCCGAGCACGTCGTGAACTTCATGCGGTTCATCGCCGAGGACATGCGCGAGCTCATGGCGTCGCTCGGCTTCCGCACCATCGAGGAGATGATCGGCCGCACCGACCGCCTCGAGGCCCGGAAGGCCGTCGACCATTGGAAGGCCAAGGGCCTCGACTTCTCCAACATCCTCTACCAGCCGGACGTCGGCCCCGAGGTCGGCCGCTTCTGCTCGCAGAAGCAGGACCACGGCATCGATCGCTCCCTCGACATGACCACGCTGCTCGCGCTGGCCAAGCCCGCCATCGAGAACCGCGAGAAGGTCGTCGCCGAGCTGCCGATCCGCAACGTCAACCGCGTCACGGGCACCATCACCTCCGGCGAGGTCACCAAGAAGCATGGCGCCAAGGGCCTCCCCGAGGACACCATCCGCTTCAAGTTCAAGGGCTCGGCCGGCCAGAGCTTCGGCGCGTTCGTCACGCGCGGCATGACGCTCTCCATCGAGGGCGACGCCAACGACTACTTCGGCAAGGGCCTCTCGGGCGGCAAGCTCATCATCTTCCCCGACGCGAAGGCGACCTTCAAGGCCGAGGAGAACATGGTCATCGGCAACGTGGCCTTCTACGGCGCCAGCGCCGGCGAGGCCTACATCCGCGGCATGGCGGGCGAACGTTTCGCCGTCCGCAACTCCGGCGCCACCGTCGTGGTCGAGGGCATCGGCGACAACGGCTGCGAATACATGACCGGCGGCCACGTCGTCGTGCTCGGCCGCGCCGGCCGCAACTTCGGCGCCGGCATGTCCGGCGGCGTGGGCTACGTGCTCGACGAGGCGGGCGACTTCACCGGCCGCGTCAACCCGCAGATGGTCGGCATCGAGAAGCTCACCGACGCCAAGGAGATCGCCCTCGTGAAGGCGATGATCCAGAAGCACCTCGACTACACGAAGAGCGAGCGCGCCAAGGTCATCCTGGCCAACTGGGACAAGTTCGTCCCGCAGTTCGTCAAGGTGATGCCAAAGGACTACAAGCGCATGCTCGCCTGCATCGAGCGCGCCCAGGCGTCCGGCCTCACCGGCGACGAGGCGATCATGTCCGCCTTCGAGGAAAACGCGCGGGACCTGTCGCGGGTTGGCGGCAACTAA
- a CDS encoding glutamate synthase subunit beta translates to MGKPTGFIEYLRELPVDRTPAERIGDWKEFHHHMDEKKLRTQGARCMDCGIPFCHTGKLISGMASGCPVNNLIPEWNDLVYRGLWHEALDRLHKTNNFPEFTGRVCPAPCEGSCVLGINAPPVTIKNIEASIIDKGWEEGWVVPEAPQVRTGKKVAVIGSGPAGLSAAAQLNRAGHTVTVFERADRPGGLLMYGIPNMKLDKQEVVLRRIRLMEAEGIRFICNASVGTGDKDNVEPQIFLKEYDATVICTGATQPRDLPIEGRSLKGVHFAMEFLTANTKAVLNGGAEHALISAKDKDVVVIGGGDTGTDCVGTSMRHGCRSLLQIEILPKPPLDRAGDNPWPEWPKVYKLDYGQEEAAAKFGADPRIYVTTVKKFIGDEQGNVKELVTVEIKWGKNDKGQFVPQEVPGTEKTRPAQLVLLAMGFLGPEQPLLKELNLETDPRSNIKAEHEKYTTSLKGIFAAGDCRRGQSLVVWAINEGRGAARECDRYLMGSTDLP, encoded by the coding sequence ATGGGAAAACCTACAGGCTTCATCGAGTACCTCCGCGAACTGCCCGTCGACCGCACGCCGGCCGAGCGCATCGGCGACTGGAAGGAATTCCACCACCACATGGACGAGAAGAAGCTTCGCACGCAGGGCGCGCGCTGCATGGACTGCGGCATTCCCTTCTGCCACACCGGCAAGCTCATCAGCGGCATGGCGTCCGGCTGCCCGGTCAACAACCTGATCCCGGAGTGGAACGACCTGGTCTACCGCGGCCTCTGGCACGAGGCGCTCGACCGCCTGCACAAGACCAACAACTTCCCGGAGTTCACCGGCCGCGTCTGCCCGGCGCCCTGCGAGGGCTCGTGTGTGCTGGGCATCAACGCCCCGCCGGTCACCATCAAGAACATCGAGGCCTCCATCATCGACAAGGGCTGGGAGGAAGGCTGGGTCGTCCCCGAGGCGCCCCAGGTCCGCACGGGCAAGAAGGTCGCCGTCATCGGCTCCGGCCCCGCCGGCCTGTCCGCCGCCGCGCAGCTCAACCGCGCCGGCCACACCGTCACCGTCTTCGAGCGCGCCGACCGCCCCGGCGGCCTGCTCATGTATGGCATTCCCAACATGAAGCTCGACAAGCAGGAGGTCGTCCTCCGCCGCATCAGGCTCATGGAGGCGGAGGGCATCCGGTTCATCTGCAACGCCAGCGTCGGCACGGGCGACAAGGACAACGTCGAGCCCCAGATCTTCCTGAAGGAATACGACGCCACCGTCATCTGCACCGGCGCCACGCAGCCGCGCGACCTGCCCATCGAGGGCCGCAGCCTGAAGGGCGTGCACTTCGCCATGGAGTTCCTCACCGCCAACACCAAGGCCGTGCTCAACGGCGGGGCGGAGCACGCGCTCATCAGCGCGAAGGACAAGGACGTCGTCGTCATCGGCGGCGGCGACACCGGCACGGACTGCGTCGGCACGTCGATGCGGCACGGCTGCCGGAGCCTCCTGCAGATCGAGATTCTCCCCAAGCCGCCGCTGGACCGCGCGGGCGACAATCCCTGGCCCGAGTGGCCCAAGGTCTACAAGCTCGACTACGGCCAGGAGGAGGCCGCCGCGAAGTTCGGCGCCGACCCCCGCATCTACGTCACGACGGTGAAGAAGTTCATCGGCGACGAGCAGGGCAACGTGAAGGAGCTGGTGACGGTCGAGATCAAGTGGGGCAAGAACGACAAGGGCCAGTTCGTGCCGCAGGAAGTCCCCGGCACCGAGAAGACCCGTCCCGCGCAACTCGTCCTCCTCGCCATGGGCTTCCTCGGACCCGAACAGCCCCTGCTCAAGGAACTCAACCTCGAGACCGACCCCCGCAGCAACATCAAGGCCGAGCACGAGAAGTATACCACTTCGTTGAAGGGTATATTTGCAGCGGGAGATTGTCGCAGAGGTCAGTCGTTGGTTGTATGGGCGATTAACGAAGGACGTGGGGCTGCTCGCGAATGCGACAGGTATTTGATGGGTTCTACGGATCTTCCGTAA
- a CDS encoding TonB-dependent receptor, with protein sequence MSALRAVPRSLSSARGILFLALTASVYAGDPASVPAVKNPDDSNPMLMRPMVVTGYRPPEPRISDLEKLRFRLFFNLRMDYGWPNTSRPFLISAIRVPQRIAFIPARAEVLPGSPAQDRDIKLTALNRDPWSSIQVAAPTAPYLALFDGIPLRDPFTGSINPREIPPLGIGRVETVSGSGASAWGNWAEGGVVQFFTEPAVGRPKTVPTETIGGGPIKPKLTKQLIERNGAVQIDLASYGSMSATVLANEPTASGNWQLLAHYFDEQEPSSLVSAQRGPVDQQAWQKGHLVQNRWRQPAGQDRELSITWRSFHEEWNEGTALQSGNTDRNTLSVVLSSAKVPQFSWQASGFVQWTSRGYEISAIDSSRTTEVPLLQVVNDESTTVGGALIGAWRPAGNSRVVVGVDAVANEFSGEQNYFPLAQHTFGTGKRARAGLFGLSDSEIFESLHVLGGVRLDVPWEYDNHLSHPGSSHNPSVTPSSDRLTPTLGASWNPTSRLTFRGQVQNGFREPTFGERFFQQADHATVTNPNSLLRTETATVWQTGVEYKVAEKYQFSATVSHSSRLNPIAALATVSATPDIFTRQLTNLDRIESDSLELRTIWQPSASLETEASVTFTKAEISAVLPDIKEFYVQIARLYKLDENLVKIAFVDSGSPLVISIKGDGRVIDAMRKCFEAIWERVRFFKDQGIERKIELLDKSVDLLGKISDGEKDGSLTPEDALRIITLLQAGSAAPASALLDPYRCYTASLHLPYRIPTEAR encoded by the coding sequence GTGAGTGCCTTACGCGCAGTTCCCAGGTCTCTTTCATCAGCTCGCGGCATTTTATTCCTGGCTTTGACCGCAAGCGTGTATGCCGGCGATCCGGCTTCAGTTCCAGCGGTAAAAAACCCAGATGATTCGAACCCGATGCTGATGCGACCCATGGTGGTGACGGGATATCGGCCGCCCGAACCGCGGATCAGTGATCTGGAGAAACTGCGCTTCCGGCTTTTTTTTAACCTGCGAATGGATTACGGGTGGCCCAATACTTCCCGCCCCTTCCTCATATCAGCAATCCGGGTGCCTCAGCGGATTGCCTTTATTCCCGCCAGGGCAGAAGTGCTCCCGGGCAGCCCGGCACAAGACAGGGACATTAAACTTACCGCGCTTAATCGCGACCCTTGGTCATCGATTCAGGTTGCGGCGCCAACTGCCCCCTATCTTGCGCTGTTCGATGGGATTCCCCTGAGGGATCCCTTCACCGGGTCGATTAACCCAAGGGAAATTCCGCCGCTGGGCATTGGACGGGTGGAAACAGTCTCCGGGTCGGGCGCGAGCGCCTGGGGCAACTGGGCCGAAGGAGGAGTAGTGCAATTCTTCACGGAACCTGCGGTCGGGAGGCCAAAGACGGTGCCGACCGAGACGATTGGTGGAGGACCAATCAAACCCAAGCTTACCAAGCAACTGATCGAGCGAAATGGTGCCGTTCAAATCGATCTGGCTTCTTATGGTTCGATGAGCGCTACAGTTCTCGCCAACGAACCCACGGCATCAGGCAACTGGCAGCTCCTGGCCCACTACTTTGATGAACAGGAGCCATCCTCACTTGTGTCTGCCCAACGTGGACCGGTCGACCAGCAGGCCTGGCAGAAGGGCCACCTGGTCCAGAACCGTTGGCGTCAGCCTGCGGGACAAGATCGTGAATTGAGTATCACCTGGCGCTCCTTTCATGAAGAGTGGAATGAGGGGACTGCGTTGCAGTCCGGCAATACTGACCGCAACACCCTGTCGGTCGTCCTCAGTTCTGCGAAGGTGCCACAGTTTTCCTGGCAGGCCTCGGGCTTCGTGCAGTGGACCAGTCGTGGGTATGAAATCAGTGCGATCGATTCTTCGCGCACCACAGAAGTCCCGCTTTTACAGGTCGTGAACGACGAATCCACCACCGTGGGTGGTGCCCTTATTGGTGCTTGGCGGCCGGCCGGGAATTCCCGGGTCGTGGTGGGGGTGGATGCGGTCGCAAACGAGTTTAGCGGCGAGCAAAACTATTTTCCGCTGGCCCAGCACACCTTCGGAACGGGAAAACGGGCGCGCGCGGGATTGTTCGGGCTGAGTGATTCTGAAATTTTCGAATCGTTGCACGTGCTCGGTGGCGTCCGTTTGGACGTTCCCTGGGAGTACGACAACCATCTGAGCCATCCGGGCTCCAGCCATAATCCATCAGTTACCCCCAGCTCTGACCGGCTAACCCCTACTTTGGGGGCTTCTTGGAATCCAACGAGCCGTCTCACTTTTCGTGGGCAGGTGCAAAACGGTTTTCGAGAACCCACTTTTGGTGAGCGCTTCTTTCAGCAAGCTGACCATGCGACGGTGACCAATCCCAACTCACTTTTGAGGACAGAAACCGCGACGGTGTGGCAGACCGGCGTGGAGTATAAAGTAGCGGAGAAATATCAATTCAGTGCGACGGTTTCTCATAGCTCGCGGCTCAATCCGATCGCGGCGCTCGCCACGGTCAGTGCTACTCCGGATATTTTCACGAGGCAGTTGACGAATTTGGACCGGATTGAGTCGGATAGCCTGGAACTGCGCACGATTTGGCAGCCGTCTGCTTCACTTGAGACGGAAGCGTCAGTCACCTTCACCAAGGCGGAAATCTCCGCAGTTCTTCCGGATATTAAAGAATTCTACGTGCAGATTGCACGCCTCTACAAACTAGACGAAAACCTAGTCAAAATAGCATTTGTAGATTCCGGCTCACCTCTTGTGATTTCAATAAAAGGTGATGGGCGAGTGATTGATGCGATGCGCAAGTGTTTTGAAGCGATTTGGGAGCGTGTGCGCTTTTTTAAAGATCAGGGCATCGAACGGAAAATTGAATTACTAGACAAGTCAGTGGACTTACTTGGCAAGATTAGCGACGGGGAGAAAGACGGCAGCCTTACTCCGGAGGATGCGTTAAGAATTATAACCCTGCTTCAGGCCGGGAGTGCAGCTCCCGCCTCTGCCTTACTGGATCCTTACAGGTGCTATACAGCATCCTTACACCTGCCCTACAGGATCCCAACAGAAGCCCGCTGA
- a CDS encoding type II toxin-antitoxin system RelE/ParE family toxin has protein sequence MLVRPAAEADLAAARDWYEQRRAGLGLEFLDETARALHELKQEPERPRLYYRNFRRVFLRRFPYKIFYQVIGLRIVVFRVLHAKQDHNQGLDHPC, from the coding sequence GTGCTGGTCCGTCCGGCCGCCGAGGCGGATCTGGCGGCAGCCCGCGACTGGTATGAGCAACGACGGGCAGGGCTGGGGTTGGAGTTTTTGGACGAGACGGCTCGCGCGTTGCATGAATTGAAGCAAGAACCGGAACGGCCACGCCTGTATTACCGCAATTTTCGTCGCGTCTTTCTCCGTCGGTTCCCCTACAAGATATTCTATCAGGTCATCGGTTTGCGCATCGTGGTCTTCCGCGTGCTGCATGCGAAACAAGACCACAACCAAGGCCTCGACCATCCGTGTTAA
- a CDS encoding helix-turn-helix transcriptional regulator has product MKAEKKHRLEKAGFRVGSAAELLKLSPEEATLVNMRLALAGAVRDRRAHLGFSQSELARRLGSSQSRVAKLEAGESNVSFDLLVRAMLATGAKPREVGQAIAAGK; this is encoded by the coding sequence ATGAAAGCCGAAAAGAAACATCGTCTGGAGAAAGCCGGCTTCCGCGTCGGCTCCGCCGCGGAACTCCTGAAGCTGAGTCCGGAAGAAGCGACCCTGGTCAACATGCGGCTGGCCCTCGCCGGCGCCGTGCGCGACCGCCGGGCCCACCTGGGATTCTCGCAATCCGAACTGGCCCGCCGGCTGGGCTCCAGCCAGTCGCGGGTGGCCAAGCTCGAAGCGGGCGAATCCAACGTATCGTTTGACCTGCTGGTCCGTGCCATGCTGGCCACCGGAGCCAAACCGCGCGAAGTCGGTCAGGCGATTGCGGCGGGGAAGTGA
- a CDS encoding type II toxin-antitoxin system RelE/ParE family toxin, with protein sequence MTQVDKPLAGRRARSRLRRSPSWRGVEAGVLLRRLQRGESLGLPHSRPMPVIGRRCHELRLPDKTKNWRIFYHTADDAVVILEIHEKQTQQTPLAVLRACQRRLKLYLSIN encoded by the coding sequence ATGACGCAGGTGGACAAGCCGCTGGCTGGTCGCAGGGCGAGATCAAGACTCCGCCGTTCACCCAGCTGGCGCGGGGTCGAGGCCGGCGTGCTGCTCCGCCGCTTGCAGCGGGGCGAATCGCTCGGCCTCCCCCACTCCCGGCCCATGCCCGTCATTGGCCGCCGGTGTCATGAGCTTCGCCTCCCCGATAAAACCAAAAACTGGCGCATCTTCTATCACACCGCCGACGACGCGGTGGTAATCCTCGAAATCCACGAAAAACAAACCCAACAAACCCCGCTTGCGGTGCTCCGGGCCTGTCAGCGACGCCTCAAGCTTTACCTGTCCATCAACTGA
- a CDS encoding PepSY domain-containing protein, whose amino-acid sequence MKRKLLLPALLLCSALFVNHAFAEQPDNKKNSTPPPELLAQAKITEAEARTIALVKVPGGKVVSAELEKEHGRVIWSLDLATPDTKDITEVAVNAKTGTVISVKVESARDEAKEKAEDEKDEKK is encoded by the coding sequence ATGAAACGAAAACTCCTCCTCCCCGCCCTGCTGCTGTGCAGCGCCCTTTTCGTGAACCACGCGTTCGCGGAACAGCCCGACAACAAGAAAAACTCCACTCCCCCGCCCGAACTGCTGGCGCAGGCCAAGATCACCGAGGCCGAGGCCAGGACCATCGCCCTGGTCAAGGTGCCGGGCGGCAAGGTTGTGTCGGCCGAGCTCGAGAAAGAGCACGGCCGCGTGATCTGGTCGCTCGACCTCGCCACCCCCGACACCAAGGACATCACGGAGGTGGCCGTGAATGCGAAGACCGGCACCGTCATCTCGGTCAAGGTCGAGTCCGCGAGGGACGAGGCCAAGGAAAAGGCCGAGGACGAGAAGGACGAAAAGAAGTAA